The Vespa velutina chromosome 2, iVesVel2.1, whole genome shotgun sequence sequence aaaaatcttcACCAGGTTCACCCTGTCTTACTATCATTTCTCCGTCATCAAACGCAACTGGTTCTAAGGCATCGGCCACCGTGAGTCTTTCCCATTTGTCTAAagattctataaataaaagaagaatattatcTCATTAGTTTTATACATACTTCCTatcatttattagaaattaatataaacaaagatagggatggggaaaaaaaagaaataatgtacCTAAGATCGAGACTCTAGAAAGAAATTCCTCATacatttttcgtttccttatCGTCGAACCCATTAAAATACGACGATAGGAATCCCTATCTATACCCCATAATTTAACGTCAGTTTTTGCTCTAACTGTAGCGGCACGTGGAGTCCCATAGATTAATGCAAGTTCACCAAAACTTCCACCTTCTCCAATTGTCGTTACTAATTCACCATTAACGAATATCTCTACTTCGCCTTGGTCAATTACGTAAAAGTTGTCACCTTCGTCACCTTtaaggaagacaaaaaaaatcaataaattcaaGCAAAACCTActtatgtataagtatatatgtatatatgtatatatgtatatatgtatgtatgtatgtatatatatatatatatatatatatatatatatatatatatatatatatatatatatatatatatatacgaccttagagaaataaataatagaaagagagaggttttctctctttcttattagtgtatatatatatggatatttaTACAGGGTGGATCAGAAGTACCTAGgtgattttaaatatcaattattcttttttaagtcttttcagattaattttgtttgtttgtaagACTACAAGCCTAGGAACTTTTGACCcatcctatatatattatgtgcaTTAGAACTTGACCTTGACGTATTATCGCTTCTCCAGGTAAAAAGGTAACGGGAAACATAGCGTCGAATATATCAGATCGTTCATTTTCATCAAGATGAGCAAAGAGAACATTCTTAGCAATAGCTTTGCTCAAAGCAGCCATCGTTTTGTAATCCTTCGGTACGACTTTTTTAACATAACTAGTAGCATCTTCTTCTGATACCGGCTCTGCCGAGATACCACCACGACGTCTTGGTACTTGTGGTCCTTGTTGACCGGCAGGCATATCCTCCGTGTCCTCGGGACTCGTAGCGATTTGCTGTTTAGCATCGTGAGCTTGTTcctattaaatttcataattcatacattaaaatcataatatttttaagatctATGGGGAgaagggggaggaaaaaaatgtttattaaccTAAAAATCATCTTCTCTCTAATGTTTATAACATTATaagttctttttataattagattctaaaatttaataatgaaagatttataacagttaaaaattatatcttaaaGTCTGTTTTAACCTAAAAATCTTATTAACCTAAAAATCATTTCCCTCTATTATTTCACTCCTACCAACgtttaatcataaaatattaaaatttaatgtaacaaatattttataaaatcataattttttttttcctttcctaataaaggatacgataaaaaataattccatcTTAAACTAAAAATCAGGCCATTCTTtctactatttctctctcttctttttctaatgtttatcattaaaagattaaataatataatgtgaaCAATATTACGAAGTACAAAGGGATGTCGCGGGGAAGGGAAGGTTAACGAATAATGGCATAGGTCAGTTGGCGTTATCACGCACGAGTgcttttataaacattaatatcggatatacatataatgatgctttaatgaaaattaaataattgttgatttcttacgaatattttaatacgtatgataaaaaagttttaacaTAACAGAAAAATGGCAAGTAACAAGAGACGTAAAAATGTATGTCAATttgtaagaatgaaaaagaaagatagaagaaaaaaaaaggaaaaaaaaataaaccccGCACTTTTTTCAAACGTTCCAATAGATTTAtcgatatcaaaagaaaaaagaaaaacatacgaaaatttcttcgaacttattgatatatatataatattctctccctcttttttctttttgtatattttcttttaaaagacgACATCACACGTACCTGGTGATTCATCCTTTAtgcgtgtctctctctctctctctctctcaccccttctcactccccctctctctctctctttctccctgtcGTTTTTGGTTTCGGCACGTAAGAATATAAACGAGATTCAGTCGAATAGCGTGCgcgctccctctctctttctctctctctctctcttttgtactACGTTGATCTTTGAAAGATGTACCGCGGTAACTCGTTACTCGTCACGCGCATACAAGACGATATACTTAAAAATGGAAATGAAGTttttccaaaaagaaaaaaagaaaaaaataaaaaaataaaaaagaaagtaaaagaaaagtaaaatatataaataaataattgtagaaAATCTATATGTCCTATAtcgaatatagaaaataaacaaaataaaaagtagtagtagaaaaagaagaagaagaagaagagataggtTAATACTCGATCGTTATCGTTCGTAGATTGACGTTTCACTTGGTACTTGTTCTCTCGCGCGTTACCTTCTAAGGCCTCCCTGAATCTGATTAACCGATGACCCTACAAACACACAACGCTCGATCCCGCGCTACTTGTTTTTCCGCTACGGCGGCGACACggatgctctctctctctctctctctctctctctctctctctctctctccctccctctctctctctttctctctctctgtctctttctttttctctacttttcaCGTTAGGTAAAATCGTATTTCTAGATCGAAAGTGAGAACGTAGAGAATCAACGAGcgagctagctagctagctgcTTAACTAGCAATACACGTTGTTGATCGAGCATTTAATTTATCAACGGATTTCTACGAACTAAACATCGTATTCGATGTcttgatctttctctctttctcccctctccctgtctttctttctctctctctctctctctctctctctctctctctctctctctctctttccccttagTTTCCAAATTTTTGGAGAACCACGtcgatgtgtgtgtgtgtgtgtgtgtgtatgcgttaCGTTTGCGTGCTGCCTCCTGGCTAAGGTTCTGCCTCGTTATATTTCGAGCATATGCTATGTTTAGATCCGTGGCCCCTGTACAACATGCTTACCTTACTCTTCCACCATCCTTCGACTAACCATCCCTATATCCACCCCATTTCCCcctctactctctttctcactctctctctctctttctctctctttaggtTGATCTTTTATTACCCCCACctaatttcttctcttctgttCTCATATTGTGTTCATCTACGCGCGAAGCTTCaacctttcctctctctctttctctctctctctctctctcatcctttctctctctttctctcaccctctctctctctctctctctctctttcgtatattttgcttctttctcttatgAACGCATATACCTATGAGggataaataataactttctTTATCAGGATAGCAGCTTTTGCTCTTTTAAATTCATCtttgtgtttgtatatgtgcATACTGGTGCtactttctgtctgtctgtttgtctgtctgtctgcctatCTACTGTTGTGATATATGTAATGCGCCGAGGTCGCTCGCGCACCTTTCGCTCGATGTCGTCATGGCCGTGATTTTACGTCATCGTTATCGCACCGTACCAATTTCATCTTACTTCCTTTATCCCTACTCCAACCCTTCTCTACCCATTATTACTATACTCTACGATCAAGATATGTTTTTGATGACGTATAAAAAAGGATCGTATATACTTTTTGCAAGGCTGTTAGTATATAGCGGGAAATTAACATTGAACGTACGAAATGACTTACGCGTGACGTAggttttatcaatatttagtccggctaataattttattttccattatatgttgcgataatgataatatgcAATAAGGTCAGGTTTTTATGATACATATGTttctagttttattttttaaaaatgtttttcttttgtttgcaTATGTTGTTAAATACGTTGTCTTCTATGTTAACTAGGATTCttgtattttcattgttttttttttttttttttgtaatgatTGAATTTATCATAAGATTATCTTTTTTGATcataaaagagaacaaaatttgGATATTTTACACATATGTCGTCACTAGTATGTAGTATTCGATTGTTCATTGAAActctatatattatgtgtacgTATTCTGAAgcaatgtaaaaatttataaaaaaagaccaagtttttaacattttctgaTAGTTCATACGAACAGGTATAGTCATTggtaatatgatttatatatatatatatatatatatatatatatatatatatatatatatcttttgtcaatatacttttaatatcttttaaaaattaattcttaagttgagattaacaaattaataatttgtaatataatttttttaacaacacGTTGAATTGTTTAAGAGAATACATAATCTGTATTATCTAATtgattatctaatattattctcTAATGTTCTTGTTTTAAAACAatcatgttattaaaaatctacTTTATATATAAGGTTAAGAAATTGAAGATTAAGATCATTTCTGATACATACCCTTtccaatttttgaaaatattctctcAAGAACGATATTGGATTCTCAGGTCTGCCCACACAGAGTTGCACTATACAATCTTTTAAAACTTGTTGAATGTTATGCCTTTGAACGTATTCCTCGCACTCGCGTAAACTTTGCTCTTCCTCGAGATTCGCCGCCATATTGATGAGAACAACTTAACACTTTATTGCTAGTATCTTTTCGATAGTCCTTCACCCAAATCGATTATTTGAATCATCTCGCGTTcttgacgacgatgatgatctTTTTGACAACTGGTGACAAATATCcagttgtcgttgttgttcatagcgatatatatacatatatgaaagtTGTTAAGGCCACAATGGAAAACAATTTTAAGTTCTGTCTAACACGGTTTTGAGTTATGCCTTAACACAAaaatctggaaaaaaaaataaagattttattttcacgcATTTGTTacttcagaaaaaaaaaaaaaatattcaagaagtaaaaaaagcatttgaatatacattttatggtgatcaaataaatacataccattaattaaaaattatgacgCACAAGTTAATAACGACGTCTCATTTTCCTATAACATTACGCTTTATGAAGATTTTCTAGTATCACGAACAACGATATCAGTGTTATCAATGTATCAATatgataatttcaataacTTTTAACAcaagactct is a genomic window containing:
- the LOC124957841 gene encoding cAMP-dependent protein kinase type I regulatory subunit isoform X2, which produces MNHQEQAHDAKQQIATSPEDTEDMPAGQQGPQVPRRRGGISAEPVSEEDATSYVKKVVPKDYKTMAALSKAIAKNVLFAHLDENERSDIFDAMFPVTFLPGEAIIRQGDEGDNFYVIDQGEVEIFVNGELVTTIGEGGSFGELALIYGTPRAATVRAKTDVKLWGIDRDSYRRILMGSTIRKRKMYEEFLSRVSILESLDKWERLTVADALEPVAFDDGEMIVRQGEPGEDFYIIVEGTAVVLQQRSEGAEPPEPAEVGRLGPSDYFGEIALLLDRPRAATVVARGPLKCVKLDRARFERVLGPCADILKRNITQYNSFVSLSV
- the LOC124957841 gene encoding cAMP-dependent protein kinase type I regulatory subunit isoform X1; amino-acid sequence: MAANLEEEQSLRECEEYVQRHNIQQVLKDCIVQLCVGRPENPISFLREYFQKLEREQAHDAKQQIATSPEDTEDMPAGQQGPQVPRRRGGISAEPVSEEDATSYVKKVVPKDYKTMAALSKAIAKNVLFAHLDENERSDIFDAMFPVTFLPGEAIIRQGDEGDNFYVIDQGEVEIFVNGELVTTIGEGGSFGELALIYGTPRAATVRAKTDVKLWGIDRDSYRRILMGSTIRKRKMYEEFLSRVSILESLDKWERLTVADALEPVAFDDGEMIVRQGEPGEDFYIIVEGTAVVLQQRSEGAEPPEPAEVGRLGPSDYFGEIALLLDRPRAATVVARGPLKCVKLDRARFERVLGPCADILKRNITQYNSFVSLSV